TAGATCAGAATGCTACGGTGAATACGTTCCCGGGCCTTGTACACACCGCCCGTCACACCATGGGAGTGGGTTGCAAAAGAAGTAGGTAGCTTAACCTTCGGGAGGGCGCTTACCACTTTGTGATTCATGACTGGGGTGAAGTCGTAACAAGGTAACCGTAGGGGAACCTGCGGTTGGATCACCTCCTTACCTGAAAGATACGAACTTGCGTAGTGCTCACACAGATTGTCTGATAGATGTAAAGAAGCAAGGCGTCTTGCGAGTGAGACTTCAGTGTCCCCTTCGTCTAGAGGCCCAGGACACCGCCCTTTCACGGCGGTAACAGGGGTTCGAATCCCCTAGGGGACGCCACTTGCTGGTTTGTGAGTGAAAGTCGCCGACCTCAATATCTCAAAACTGACTTAGCAGTCACGTTTGAGATATTTGCTCTTTAAAAATCCGGAACAAGCTGAAAATTGAAACGACACACTGTTTCCTTTCTCCGTAATAAGAAAGGAAGTGAAGTGTGTTCGAGTCTCTCAAATTTTCACGACACCGATTGTGTCTCACGAGACACCTTCGGGTTGTGAGGTTAAGCGACTAAGCGTACACGGTGGATGCCCTGGCAGTCAGAGGCGATGAAGGACGTGCTAATCTGCGATAAGCGTCGGTAAGGTGATATGAACCGTTATAACCGACGATTTCCGAATGGGGAAACCCAGTGCAATCCGTTGCACTATCGTTAAGTGAATACATAGCTTAACGAAGCGAACCGGGGGAACTGAAACATCTAAGTACCCCGAGGAAAAGAAATCAACCGAGATTCCCCCAGTAGCGGCGAGCGAACGGGGAGCAGCCCAGAGTCTGAATCAGTTTGTGTATTAGTGGAAGCGTCTGGAAAGTCGCAGGGTACAGGGTGATACTCCCGTACACAAAAATACACCTTCTGTGAACTCGAAGAGTAGGGCGGGACACGTGGTATCCTGTCTGAATATGGGGGGACCATCCTCCAAGGCTAAATACTCCTGACTGACCGATAGTGAACCAGTACCGTGAGGGAAAGGCGAAAAGAACCCCGGCGAGGGGAGTGAAACAGAACCTGAAACCGTGTACGTACAAGCAGTGGGAGCCTCTTTATGGGGTGACTGCGTACCTTTTGTATAATGGGTCAGCGACTTATATTCTGTAGCAAGGTTAACCGTATAGGGGAGCCGCAGGGAAACCGAGTCTTAACTGGGCGTTAAGTTGCAGGGTATAGACCCGAAACCCGGTGATCTAGCCATGGGCAGGTTGAAGGTTGGGTAACACTAACTGGAGGACCGAACCGACTAATGTTGAAAAATTAGCGGATGACTTGTGGCTGGGGGTGAAAGGCCAATCAAACCGGGAGATAGCTGGTTCTCCCCGAAAGCTATTTAGGTAGCGCCTCGTGAACTCATCTTCGGGGGTAGAGCACTGTTTCGGCTAGGGGGCCATCCCGGCTTACCAACCCGATGCAAACTACGAATACCGAAGAATGTTATCACGGGAGACACACGGCGGGTGCTAACGTCCGTCGTGAAGAGGGAAACAACCCAGACCGCCAGCTAAGGTCCCAAAGTCATGGTTAAGTGGGAAACGATGTGGGAAGGCACAGACAGCCAGGATGTTGGCTTAGAAGCAGCCATCATTTAAAGAAAGCGTAATAGCTCACTGGTCGAGTCGGCCTGCGCGGAAGATGTAACGGGGCTAAACCATGCACCGAAGCTGCGGCAGCGACACTTAGGTGTTGTTGGGTAGGGGAGCGTTCTGTAAGCCGTCGAAGGTGGCCTGTGAGGGCTGCTGGAGGTATCAGAAGTGCGAATGCTGACATAAGTAACGATAAAGCGGGTGAAAAGCCCGCTCGCCGGAAGACCAAGGGTTCCTGTCCAACGTTAATCGGGGCAGGGTGAGTCGACCCCTAAGGCGAGGCCGAAAGGCGTAGTCGATGGGAAACAGGTTAATATTCCTGTACTCGGTGTTACTGCGAAGGGGGGACGGAGAAGGCTATGTTGGCCGGGCGACGGTTGTCCCGGTTTAAGCATGTAGGCGGGAAGTTTAGGTAAATCCGGACTTCTGTATAACGCTGAGGTGTGACGACGAGGCACTACGGTGCTGAAGTGACAAATGCCCTGCTTCCAGGAAAAGCCTCTAAGCATCAGGTAACATCAAATCGTACCCCAAACCGACACAGGTGGTCAGGTAGAGAATACCAAGGCGCTTGAGAGAACTCGGGTGAAGGAACTAGGCAAAATGGTGCCGTAACTTCGGGAGAAGGCACGCTGTCGGTAAGTGAAACCCCTCGCGGGTGGAGCTGAAGGCAGTCGAAGATACCAGCTGGCTGCAACTGTTTATTAAAAACACAGCACTGTGCAAACACGAAAGTGGACGTATACGGTGTGACGCCTGCCCGGTGCCGGAAGGTTAATTGATGGGGTTAAGCGCAAGCTGAAGCTCTTGATCGAAGCCCCGGTAAACGGCGGCCGTAACTATAACGGTCCTAAGGTAGCGAAATTCCTTGTCGGGTAAGTTCCGACCTGCACGAATGGCGTAATGATGGCCAGGCTGTCTCCACCCGAGACTCAGTGAAATTGAAATCGCTGTGAAGATGCAGTGTACCCGCGGCAAGACGGAAAGACCCCGTGAACCTTTACTATAGCTTGACACTGAACACTGGTCCTTGATGTGTAGGATAGGTGGGAGGCTTTGAAGCGAGGACGCCAGTTCTTGTGGAGCCAACCTTGAAATACCACCCTTTAATGGCTGGTGTTCTAACGTAGACCCGTGATCCGGGTTGCGGACAGTGTCTGGTGGGTAGTTTGACTGGGGCGGTCTCCTCCTAAAGCGTAACGGAGGAGCACGAAGGTTAGCTAATCACGGTCGGACATCGTGAGGTTAGTGCAAAGGCATAAGCTAGCTTGACTGCGAGAGTGACGGCTCGAGCAGGTGCGAAAGCAGGTCTTAGTGATCCGGTGGTTCTGAATGGAAGGGCCATCGCTCAACGGATAAAAGGTACTCCGGGGATAACAGGCTGATACCGCCCAAGAGTTCATATCGACGGCGGTGTTTGGCACCTCGATGTCGGCTCATCACATCCTGGGGCTGAAGTAGGTCCCAAGGGTATGGCTGTTCGCCATTTAAAGTGGTACGCGAGCTGGGTTTAGAACGTCGTGAGACAGTTCGGTCCCTATCTGCCGTGGGCGCTGGAGAATTGAGGGGGGCTGCTCCTAGTACGAGAGGACCGGAGTGGACGCATCACTGGTGTTCGGGTTGTCATGCCAATGGCATTGCCCGGTAGCTAAATGCGGAAAAGATAAGCGCTGAAAGCATCTAAGCGCGAAACTTGCCCCGAGATGAGTTCTCCCTGAGCCTTTAAGGCTCCTGAAGGAACGTTGAAGACGACGACGTTGATAGGCTGGGTGTGTAAGCGTAGCGATACGTTGAGCTAACCAGTACTAATGATCCGTGAGGCTTAACCTTACAACACCGAAGGTGTTTTGGTGAGAGAGATTTGATTTTAATTTTCAGCTGAATTCCGGATTTAGGTTAACGGTCACCCGGGAGGTGACGGTTAATGAAACAGAATATGCCTGGCGGCACTAGCGCGGTGGTCCCACCTGACCCCATGCCGAACTCAGAAGTGAAACGCCGTAGCGCCGATGGTAGTGTGGGGTCTCCCCATGCGAGAGTAGGGAACTGCCAGGCTCCAAATTCAAAGCAGTAAGAGCCAGAGTGACATCTGGTGGTAGTAAGAAATTCGGTGGAGCGGTAGTTCAGTCGGTTAGAATACCTGCCTGTCACGCAGGGGGTCGCGGGTTCGAGTCCCGTCCGTTCCGCCACTTATTAAGCCCTGAGTCTTTTAGACTCAGGGCTTTTTTCTTGCCTGAAATTCAATAAAAAATCTCTTATTATTGTTTTTGATGCAAATATCTTCTGCATTTATCTACCTTTTTCAGCAAAGTTGTTCCCTCCATAATCCTCGTATAACAAACACATATCCCCCAACGAGGTAAAAATGACAATTCCTGCATTTGGTTTAGGTACTTTTCGTTTAAAAGACGATGTCGTTATCAAGTCCGTAAAAACAGCGCTTGAATTAGGTTATCGTGCCATTGATACCGCTCAAATCTATGACAATGAAGCGGCTGTTGGGCTGGCGATCAAAGAAAGTGGTGTTGCACGTGAAGATCTCTTTATCACGACCAAAATCTGGATTGAGAATTTGGACAAAAACAAACTCATTCCAGGTCTGAAGGAAAGTTTGCGTAAGTTGCATACTGATTACGTTGATTTAACCCTGATTCACTGGCCATCACCGAATGATGCTGTGCCAGTCGCTGAGTTCATGCAGGCATTATTGACTGCGAAAAATGAAGGACTGACGCGCCAGATTGGTATTTCTAATTTCACTATCGATCTGATGCAGCAAGCCATAGATGCCGTTGGTGCTGAGAATATTGCGACCAATCAAATTGAGCTTTCTCCATATTTGCAGAACCGCAAAGTGGTGGAGTGGGCAAACAAACATAACATCCATATCACCTCGTATATGACACTTGCCTATGGCAAAGCCCTGTCAGATGAAGTGATTGGGCAAATTGCTCTGAAACATAATGCGATCCCAGCGCAGGTCATTTTGGCATGGGCAATGAAGTTGGGTTATGCCGTTATTCCTTCATCCACAAAACGTGAAAACCTGCAAAGCAACTTACAGGCACAGATTCTCACGCTGGATGAGGACGATATGTCGGCTATTGCTGACCTTGACCGTAATGACCGACTGGTGAGTCCAGAAGGTTTGGCTCCAGCCTGGGATTAATTTTCCATTACAGCCCCTGCGGGGGCTGTTGCACATGCTCACTGAGAAAATCAATAAATGCTCGGATACGACTGCTGACTGCCCGGTCGCTGTAATACACCGCACTAAAAGGCATTTCGACTGGCAACAGTTTATCTGTCAGTAACTCGACAAACTTTCCCTCAGCAATCTCTTTATTAATCATATAGTCAGAAAGACAAGCAATACCATTTCCGCTCAGGCAAAGTTGCTTGAGTGTTTCACCGCTATTTGATGTTATTCCCCCTGTTATGTCATAACGCAGCCCATCAGCTTGAGCTACAGGCCATTTATTCAGACTTTCCGTCTCAGAAAACCCCAGGCAAATATGATCCTGAAGATCCTCTGCTGTCTGCGGTGTACCGTATTGGGCTAAATATTCTGGAGAGGCAATAATTTTACGTTGGCTGGTAAAAAGAGGCCTTGCCCGTAGAGTGGAGTCAGTCAAAGTGCCCGCGCGGATCGCCACATCAACCTTTCGCTCAATCAGGTTGATGAATGTTTCCGATGAAATAAGCGAGAGCGTTACCTCCGGATAGCGTTCACGGAAGGGCTTAATGAGTGGCATCAAAAGATGCAACATAACAGGTGTCGCGGCATCTATTCGCAATAAACCGCGAGGACTTTGCCGGGTTTCCATCAGTTCATTTTCCGCAGCTGCCATCTCCTGCAATATTTGTTGGACACGGCGGAAATAGCGCTCACCTTCCTCTGTCAGGCTTAACTGGCGCGTTGTGCGATTAAGTAGTGTCACACCCAACTTCATTTCCAGTTTCTTGACTGAGCGGCTTACCGCTGAGTTTGCTAACTCAAGTTGTATAGCCGCTCGACTAAAACTTCCACTTTCCACAACGGCGACAAAAATAGCCAGTTCTTCAGAGGTAGCCTTCATTGTTGCTCCTGAGGCAAAATTATATTGAGATTTTGCATATTTTTGTTATTTAACCATCTTGCCATACTGCGTGTCATCAAAAGACACCTGCTATGGAGTAAATCATGCCTCTGGCACTTTGGGCACTGACCATCAGTGCATTCGCAATCGGTACAACTGAGTTTGTTATTGTCGGTTTGGTACCAACCATTGCCGATCAGCTTTCAATTTCATTACCTTCCGCTGGCCTGCTAGTTTCTATATACGCATTGGGTGTTGCCGTTGGGGCTCCGGTGCTAACTGCACTCACTGGGAAATTACCGCGTAAACAATTATTGATTGGCCTGATGGCTCTCTTTACCGCAGGGAACGTGTTAGCGTGGCTTTCACCAAACTATGAAACATTGGTTATTGCCCGTTTATTGACTGGCCTCGCCCACGGTGTTTTCTTCTCGATTGGTTCCACAATTGCTACAAGCCTTGTGCCTAAAGAGAAAGCCGCGTCGGCTATTGCGATTATGTTTGGTGGCTTGACCGTTGCATTGGTCACTGGCGTGCCACTTGGCACGTTTATCGGTCAGCATTTTGGGTGGCGTGAAACCTTCCTTGCAGTTTCTGCAATCGGGGTGATTGCATTAATCAGCAGCACTATTCTGGTGCCAAAAGACATTCCAACCCGTGCAGTTGCCAGGCTGAAAGATCAATTAAAAGTCATGACACATCCACGTTTATTGATCATCTATGCAATAACCGCCCTGGGTTACGGTGGTGTGTTTACCGCATTTACCTTCCTGGCGCCGATGATGCAAAATCTTGCTGGATACTCACCGGCTGCAGTGAGCTGGATTTTACTGGGATATGGCGTAGCTGTGGCTATCGGTAATATCTGGGGAGGAAAATTGGCTGACCGTCATGGTGCAGTGCCTGCCCTGAAGTTTATT
This genomic window from Buttiauxella gaviniae contains:
- the dkgB gene encoding 2,5-didehydrogluconate reductase DkgB, with product MTIPAFGLGTFRLKDDVVIKSVKTALELGYRAIDTAQIYDNEAAVGLAIKESGVAREDLFITTKIWIENLDKNKLIPGLKESLRKLHTDYVDLTLIHWPSPNDAVPVAEFMQALLTAKNEGLTRQIGISNFTIDLMQQAIDAVGAENIATNQIELSPYLQNRKVVEWANKHNIHITSYMTLAYGKALSDEVIGQIALKHNAIPAQVILAWAMKLGYAVIPSSTKRENLQSNLQAQILTLDEDDMSAIADLDRNDRLVSPEGLAPAWD
- a CDS encoding MFS transporter, which codes for MPLALWALTISAFAIGTTEFVIVGLVPTIADQLSISLPSAGLLVSIYALGVAVGAPVLTALTGKLPRKQLLIGLMALFTAGNVLAWLSPNYETLVIARLLTGLAHGVFFSIGSTIATSLVPKEKAASAIAIMFGGLTVALVTGVPLGTFIGQHFGWRETFLAVSAIGVIALISSTILVPKDIPTRAVARLKDQLKVMTHPRLLIIYAITALGYGGVFTAFTFLAPMMQNLAGYSPAAVSWILLGYGVAVAIGNIWGGKLADRHGAVPALKFIFAALAALLLVFQFTSSSHLGALVTVLIMGVFAFGNVPGLQVYVVQKAEQYTPNAVDVASGLNIAAFNVGIALGSVIGGQTVQRFGLAQTPWIGAVIVVVALLLITVSGRLDTRREVAID